In Pedobacter sp. WC2423, the following are encoded in one genomic region:
- a CDS encoding Hpt domain-containing protein — protein MIDEEKNNSPLDLSYLRDMSGDSAEFMIEMIDMFKVQTPLYVADLEQSFEAQDWEKMAGYAHKIKPTLSYVGREDARGHLQLIENNARDLKDLEDMPRVLKELNEFVEILYRQLDEAKAELAKRL, from the coding sequence ATGATTGACGAAGAAAAAAATAACAGCCCCCTTGATCTGTCTTATCTCCGGGATATGTCTGGTGACAGTGCTGAGTTTATGATTGAAATGATAGATATGTTTAAGGTACAAACACCTTTATATGTTGCAGATCTTGAACAATCATTTGAAGCTCAGGACTGGGAAAAGATGGCAGGCTATGCACATAAAATAAAACCTACGCTATCTTACGTGGGCAGAGAAGATGCCCGCGGACATCTCCAGTTGATAGAAAATAATGCACGGGATCTGAAAGATCTTGAGGACATGCCGCGCGTATTGAAAGAATTGAATGAATTTGTAGAAATTTTGTACAGACAGCTTGATGAAGCGAAAGCGGAGTTGGCAAAAAGATTGTAA
- a CDS encoding Rpn family recombination-promoting nuclease/putative transposase codes for MLAITNKYIDPLSDFGFKHLFGGEPNKETMIAFLNALFEGEKHIIDLVYNPTELAGDGKEDRKIFFDLLCTGDKGEQFIVEMQRAAHDNFEDRCIFYLSRLIQQQKLMSKGNWKVKLKEVFLIAILDFNMKNCLSDDYLQSISLVNTGTGKIFHNGLGFKFLELPKFEKKEDELKNELDKWVYMLKHMHSLNQIPKYLDKRVFEKIFKIAEMNELSPEQQLLYISILQQEEDDIGLMECAKERAEKEGMEKGLERGLEQGKHETALAIAKKMKEENFELAKIAGFTALSIEEIEGL; via the coding sequence ATGTTGGCTATAACAAATAAATACATTGATCCATTATCAGATTTTGGATTCAAACACCTTTTCGGCGGCGAGCCTAATAAAGAGACCATGATCGCCTTTTTAAACGCATTGTTTGAGGGAGAAAAACACATTATTGATCTTGTATATAATCCAACTGAACTCGCTGGTGACGGCAAGGAGGATAGAAAGATCTTCTTCGATTTGTTATGTACCGGAGACAAGGGTGAGCAATTTATCGTGGAGATGCAGCGGGCAGCACATGATAATTTTGAAGATCGCTGCATTTTTTACCTGAGCCGGCTCATTCAACAGCAGAAGTTGATGAGCAAGGGTAACTGGAAAGTTAAACTGAAAGAAGTTTTCCTGATTGCAATCCTGGATTTTAACATGAAGAATTGTCTGAGTGATGATTATTTGCAAAGTATTTCACTGGTGAATACAGGTACAGGTAAAATATTCCACAATGGACTGGGATTTAAGTTTTTGGAACTGCCTAAATTTGAGAAGAAAGAAGATGAACTGAAAAATGAGCTGGACAAATGGGTTTATATGCTCAAACACATGCACAGTTTAAATCAGATTCCTAAATATCTGGATAAACGTGTTTTTGAAAAAATATTTAAGATCGCTGAAATGAACGAATTATCACCAGAACAACAACTTTTATACATATCGATTTTACAACAGGAAGAAGACGATATAGGCTTGATGGAATGTGCAAAAGAAAGAGCAGAAAAAGAAGGGATGGAAAAAGGGCTTGAACGAGGGCTTGAACAAGGAAAACATGAAACTGCACTGGCCATTGCCAAAAAAATGAAAGAAGAAAATTTTGAGCTGGCTAAAATTGCCGGGTTTACTGCACTCTCTATTGAAGAAATAGAAGGCCTTTAA
- the sppA gene encoding signal peptide peptidase SppA encodes MKEFFKYVFATVVGIIISTFLIAIFFIVFVVALVSSIDSDKTVDVVSNSVLYLNLDQTIKERTPNKTLDNLPIIGSNVGKSLGFNDLMRALKRAKTDDNIKCLYLNVSSPRAGKATLKEIRDALIDFKSSKKKIIAYSEVYTQDAYYLASVADKVYLNPQGALEFKGFSSQLTFFKGAMEKLGVEAQIIRVGNYKSAVEPFTNVKMSDYNRQQVTAYLGGLYSTFLEGISVSRNIPKDSLYKMADTYKIQTPEDALAYKMIDGLKYKDEVIDELKALSGTGKNETIATVTINDYATNQKEENTESKDKIAVIYANGDITGGEGSDESIGSERISRAIRKARQDDKIKAIVLRVNSGGGSALASDVIWREIVLAKKVKPVMASFGDVAASGGYYIACAADSIFVQPNTITGSIGVFGIIPNFQNLLTNKIGITFDGVKTGQYADIMSTNRPLTPGERLIIQTDVNHVYDTFTSRVAEGRKRSKAYIDSIGGGHVWVGTDAVKIGLADKIGSFNDAIVAAGKKAKLSSYKIVEYPEKTDPLKSFLSDAGDNVRMYYAKQEFGENFLLYQQLKKVVVNSGIQARMPFEINIQ; translated from the coding sequence ATGAAAGAATTTTTTAAATATGTTTTTGCTACCGTCGTAGGAATTATCATTTCCACTTTCCTTATTGCCATTTTCTTTATAGTTTTTGTGGTCGCACTGGTTTCTTCAATAGACAGCGACAAAACTGTGGATGTTGTCAGTAACTCGGTGCTCTACCTGAACCTTGACCAGACCATTAAAGAACGTACACCAAACAAAACACTGGACAACCTGCCTATTATAGGTTCAAACGTCGGAAAAAGCCTTGGCTTTAACGATCTGATGCGGGCCTTAAAAAGAGCAAAGACAGATGATAACATTAAATGTCTTTATCTGAATGTAAGTTCTCCAAGAGCAGGAAAAGCAACTTTAAAAGAAATAAGAGATGCCTTGATTGACTTTAAGAGCAGTAAAAAAAAGATCATCGCTTATAGCGAGGTTTATACACAAGACGCTTATTACCTGGCTTCAGTTGCTGATAAAGTTTATCTGAACCCACAAGGTGCTTTAGAATTCAAAGGCTTTAGCTCTCAGCTGACCTTTTTTAAAGGCGCTATGGAAAAACTGGGTGTAGAAGCACAGATTATCCGCGTTGGTAATTATAAAAGTGCAGTAGAGCCATTCACAAATGTTAAAATGAGCGATTACAACCGTCAGCAGGTTACCGCTTACCTTGGTGGTTTATATAGTACTTTCCTGGAAGGTATTTCTGTATCCAGAAATATTCCAAAAGATAGTTTGTATAAAATGGCTGATACTTATAAAATTCAGACTCCTGAGGATGCATTGGCTTATAAAATGATAGATGGCCTTAAGTACAAGGATGAAGTCATTGATGAACTGAAAGCATTGAGCGGAACAGGCAAAAATGAAACTATCGCTACTGTGACTATCAATGACTATGCAACCAATCAGAAAGAAGAAAACACTGAAAGCAAAGACAAAATAGCTGTCATTTATGCCAATGGCGATATTACAGGTGGTGAAGGCAGTGATGAATCAATCGGTTCAGAGCGCATTTCACGTGCCATCAGAAAAGCCAGACAGGATGATAAAATTAAAGCTATTGTACTTCGTGTAAATTCGGGTGGCGGAAGTGCACTGGCATCAGACGTGATCTGGAGAGAGATTGTACTGGCTAAAAAAGTAAAACCTGTAATGGCATCTTTCGGCGATGTTGCGGCTTCGGGCGGTTACTATATTGCTTGTGCAGCCGATTCTATTTTTGTACAGCCAAATACCATTACTGGTTCTATTGGTGTATTCGGTATTATTCCTAATTTCCAGAACCTGTTAACCAATAAAATAGGGATTACTTTTGACGGTGTAAAAACAGGTCAGTATGCTGATATCATGAGTACAAACCGTCCGTTAACTCCGGGAGAAAGATTAATCATTCAAACAGATGTTAACCATGTCTATGATACTTTCACCAGCCGCGTTGCAGAAGGACGTAAGCGCTCTAAAGCATATATCGACTCTATAGGAGGCGGACATGTCTGGGTAGGTACTGATGCAGTAAAAATCGGTCTGGCAGATAAAATCGGCAGTTTTAATGATGCAATTGTTGCCGCTGGTAAAAAAGCGAAACTAAGCAGTTATAAAATTGTAGAATATCCTGAGAAAACAGATCCTTTAAAATCGTTCTTATCAGATGCGGGAGATAATGTAAGAATGTATTATGCAAAACAGGAATTCGGAGAAAACTTCCTGTTATATCAGCAATTGAAAAAGGTAGTGGTTAACAGTGGTATCCAGGCAAGAATGCCATTCGAAATCAATATTCAGTAG
- the pssA gene encoding CDP-diacylglycerol--serine O-phosphatidyltransferase has product MKKHIPNALTCANLFSGCIGVVFAFKGDLNIAAYAVLISGICDFFDGFAARLLHVKSPIGKELDSLADMVSFGFLPGVVMFQLLTQSDFSSPYLPYLGFMMTIFSALRLAKFNIDTRQTEDFIGLNTPMNTLFIVSLPFIRKDYPALIGSSVLLIAITVIMSFLLTSEIRIFSLKFSSFKWEPNKIKFIFLILSAILIAFLQFAAVPFVLVLYIALSLLHFRRVPKL; this is encoded by the coding sequence ATGAAGAAACACATTCCCAATGCATTAACCTGTGCCAATCTCTTTTCGGGATGTATAGGCGTGGTTTTTGCATTTAAAGGAGATTTAAATATTGCAGCATATGCCGTATTAATATCCGGTATATGCGACTTTTTTGACGGATTTGCAGCCAGGTTGCTGCATGTGAAATCCCCTATTGGCAAAGAGCTTGACTCTTTAGCAGATATGGTAAGTTTTGGATTTTTACCAGGAGTGGTGATGTTCCAGTTACTTACACAGAGTGATTTTTCCTCTCCATACCTGCCCTACCTGGGATTTATGATGACCATTTTCTCTGCACTGCGTCTGGCTAAGTTTAATATAGATACCAGGCAGACAGAAGATTTCATCGGTTTAAATACACCTATGAATACCTTGTTTATTGTGTCCCTGCCATTTATCCGGAAAGATTATCCGGCATTGATTGGTTCTTCTGTTTTACTAATTGCCATTACAGTGATCATGAGTTTTTTGCTCACCAGTGAAATCAGGATTTTTTCTTTGAAATTCAGCTCATTTAAATGGGAACCGAATAAAATAAAGTTCATATTTCTGATTCTTTCAGCAATATTGATTGCTTTTCTGCAATTCGCTGCGGTTCCGTTTGTACTGGTACTTTACATTGCTTTATCTTTATTACATTTCAGGCGTGTGCCGAAGCTGTAA
- the folK gene encoding 2-amino-4-hydroxy-6-hydroxymethyldihydropteridine diphosphokinase encodes MGLDYKTVYLLLGSNLGERKELIEEAISKIESRIGSIVSKSALYETAAWGNEDQPPFLNVAIGVETNKTADLVLDLALEIEQELGRIRLVKWGARLIDIDVILYGQEIINDGERLQVPHPRMQDRRFVLEPLAEIAGEVEHPVFKQRISILLSLLKDNLTVYKIL; translated from the coding sequence ATGGGATTGGATTATAAAACGGTTTATTTGTTACTGGGAAGTAACCTGGGAGAAAGAAAAGAGTTAATTGAAGAAGCTATTTCAAAGATTGAAAGCCGTATCGGGTCAATAGTCTCCAAATCAGCTTTATACGAGACTGCCGCATGGGGTAACGAAGATCAGCCCCCTTTTTTGAATGTGGCAATTGGTGTGGAAACAAACAAAACTGCTGATTTGGTGTTGGACTTAGCATTGGAGATAGAACAAGAACTGGGCAGGATAAGATTAGTGAAATGGGGTGCCAGGCTGATTGACATCGATGTGATTTTATATGGACAGGAAATCATTAATGATGGAGAGCGGTTGCAGGTTCCGCACCCAAGGATGCAGGACAGGAGATTTGTATTGGAACCCTTAGCAGAAATTGCAGGAGAAGTTGAGCATCCTGTGTTTAAACAGCGTATATCAATATTATTATCTTTATTAAAAGATAATTTAACCGTGTATAAAATATTATAA